TGAAAAATGATTTTTTAAACGATAGTCCAGAGTTAAATATAACTCCATTAGTGGATGTTATGTTGGTTTTAGTTGTGATTTTAATGCTTATAGTTCCTAATGTTAAATACGATGAAAATATTAATTTGCCTGATGGTTCTAAAAGTTCTCAATCAACAGCAAAAAAAGATGATATGCGTATTAGTGTAAAAAAAGATTATGTTATTTTTAATAATAAAAAATACACTCATATTGAATTTGGAGATAATTTTAATTTAGAAAAAAGCAATTTTGATACTGAAAAAGTCGTGTTTATTGCTGGTGATAAAGATATTAGTTATGATTTATTGATGCAAGTATTAACGATAGTTAAAAAAGCAGGATTTTTGAAAATTTCACTTCAAACAAAATGAGTAAAGTTTCAGCTTTTTTTTATTCTTGTTTAATATATTTTCTTACTGTTTTTATTATAGTATTTTTTTATATGTTTTTTAAGCCTAATGTTTTAAATTACGGCAATGATACTGTTGATGTATTATTTGTAGAAGATAATGAAATTAATAACAATAAGCAACAAAAACAAGATTATACAAAAGAAATAGCTAAGGTTGTTAAAGAAGATAGTGTTAAATCAGAAGAAAAAAATAAAGATGAAAAAAAGGAGATAAATAAGGTAGAAGAAAAAAAAGTTAAAAAAGAAGAAATAAATAAAGTTGAAGAAAAGGATAATACTTTAGATGATTTATTTAATGATTTAGATATTGGTGAAGTTAAGAAAAAGAATATAAAGCCTAAAACTAGTACTAAAGTTGAGAATAAATCACAGAGTAAAGTAGATAGTAGCTCTCAAAGCAATGAAAATCAAAAAAGTACCACTGTAAAATCAAATAATAATACTGAAGATTCAAAGACATCAGCTAGAGTTAGTGGTATTTATGACCCTTATTTTGGTAGAGTAAATGCTTATTTGAAAAATATATGGACTTTGGTTATTGCAGGTGAGAGTGGTATTGATGATAAAGAGATTTTTGAGATATCTTTTCAAATATCAAAAGATGGTATAATAAAGATAGATAATTCAAATTTCATTGAAAATACTATGTTAAGAAAGAAAGCTAGAGTATTTGTAGATACAGTCAATAATCAAAATAAAAATCTAGGTATTCCTCCTAACAATAAAGATTATAATGGAGTTTTGAGATTGTCAGTTGTTTTAAATATTAAGGAGATTAAATGAAAAAAATATGTTTAATTTTTATTAGTATTATTTGCTTAAATGCAAATATTATTATGGATGTAGTTGGTGAACAAGAAGTGCTAGCTAAGATTAGAATTACTACTAGTACTCCTATTGATTCTAATTTTGATAATATGATAAAAAACGATATTAATGTTAGTTCTAAATTTGAGATAGTTAGCGATAATGCTAATTATGAGTTAGATTATAAGTTACGTAATGTAGGTGATAACTATGAACTTGAGCTAACTTTAAATAATTTTGAAAATAAGTTAAAATACACAAAAACTTATTCATACCCAAGAAGTGCCTATGCTTTTTTATCACATAAGGCGATTTCACAGATGTTAAAAGATTTAAATATTGTTGATGTTGATTGGATGAATAGAAAAATACTTTTAACAAGAAAAATTGCTGCAAAGCAAAGTCAAATTTTAGTAGCTGATTATACATTAAACTACCAAAAAGTTGTAATGCAAGGTGGGTTAAATTTATTTGCTAAGTGGGCAGATACTGAACAAACATCATTTTACTACACAGATTACAATAAAGATATGCTAAGTATTTATAAATATAATTTATTAAATAACCAAAAAACATTAGTAACACAAAGCTATGGTATGTTAGCATTAACTGATGTTAGTAAAGATGGTTTAAAGGCATTACTTACTAAAACAGTGCAAGATCAACCTGAAGTTTATTTGATGGATTTAAATACTAAAACACAAACTAGACTTACTAATTATAATGGTATAGATGTTAGTGCTAAATTTATAGGAAATAATTCATTTGTTTTTGTGAGTGATAGAAGTTCATATCCAAATTTATACATACAAAATTTTGGTTCAGCTAATGCAAATCAATTAGTGTATCATGGTAGGAACAATTCAGCATTTAGTGTATATGATAATTATATAGCTTATTCTAGTCGTGAAAAATCAGGAGATTTTAATATTTATTTGATGGCAATAGATTCACAATATGTAAGGCAATTAACATTAAATGGTAGAAATACATTTCCAAGTTTTAGTCATGATGGAAAAACAATAATGTTTATAAAATCACTAGGGATGCAAAGTTCATTAGGAATTTTAAGGCTTGATGAGAATAAAGTGTATCATTTTCCACTAAAAGTTGGTAAAATTTCAACTTTAGATTGGTAATTAAATAAATTTTTAGTTTTATAAAATATAATTTACGTGCATTTTTTATGAAAGGAAAAAACAATGAAAAAATTAGCTTATGCTGTTGTTTTTGCAGCGTTAGTTGTAGGTTGTAGCCAAAAAGCTACAGTAGAAACTCCAAAGGTGGTAGAACAAACTCCTAGTTTTAATGTTAATACACAAGAAGACGCAAATTCTAGATTACAAAGAATTAATAGTTCTTTACAAAGTGTATATTTTGATTTTGATAAATACGATATCCGTTCAGATATGTATGGTGTAATATCAAATAATGCTGGTTTATTAAACAATGATGGTAAAGATTTTAATATTGTTGTTGAAGGTAACTGTGATGAGTGGGGTAGTGAAGAATATAACCAAGCTTTAGGTTTAAAAAGAGCAAAAGCAGTTAAAGATGCTTTAGAAACTCAAGGCGTTAGCAATTCAAGAATAGTTGTAAAAAGCTATGGTGAAAACAACCCAGTATGTAGTGAAAAAACTAAAGATTGTGATGCTCAAAATCGTAGAGCAGAAACTAAAGTTCAATTCTAATTTATGTTAAAAAGAATTTTTTTAATAGGGGCTTTAGCCCCTATTCTTATCGCAGAAATTTCAGCTTTTGACGCAGGTAATGTAAATGTTGATGAGCCTTATGGATTAACAGAAAATGAAAAGGTATTACTTGAAAATAAAAAAAAGGTTGAAAATTTAAGCAAGGGTTATACTGGGGTTGATTTTAAAACAAACAAAGCTTTAGAAAGAATTGATGGAATTCAAAGTGTTGTTGATAGTTTGAGCGATAAAACTTATAATTTTGAGACAAAATTATTAGAGGTTGAAAAATTTTCTAATGAAAAATCGGTTAGTGTTGACCAAGAAATTGAATCAATAAAAAAAGAATTAAAAAATCAAAGCAATAAGATAAATCAACTAAGTAAAGCAGTAAAAGAGCTCACAACTTTAGTTGAAAGTATAAATGCAAAAAAAGTTGTCAGTGCTGAAAATATTATTACAGCTGATAAGGAAGAAAATAAAACTATTTCTACTAGTATGAGTGCAGCTGATAAACTGAAAGAGGCTATGAGATTATATGATATTAAAGATTATGATAATTCAGCAAAATTATTTGAAGAGTTAATTAGCGTAAAGCACAAGCCAGCTCAATGTAATTTTTATTTAGGTCAGATTGCATATTCCCAAAAGTCTTATAAAGAGGCTGTTTATTATTATAAAACAAGTTCAGATTTATATAAAGCTCAAGGAGTACAAGCACCTAATATGCCTTTAATTTTATTAAATACAGCTAACAGTTTAAAAGCTTTAAAAGAAGTTGATAAAGCAAATAACTTTTATGCAGCACTTAAAAAACAATTTCCGAATTCAGATGAAGCTAGAAGTATAAATTAAGAAAGGATAAAAAATGGCTATAGAAAAAGATAGTGTAGTATCATTTAGTTTTATATTACGTGATGCTAAAACAAATGAAATATTAGAAGATAATTCAAATTTACCAGTTTCTTTTTTATTAGGTAGAGGACATATTTTAGAGTCTTTAGAAGAAGAATTAGCTAAGCTTAATATTGGGGAAGAAAGTGATATTTTAATTACTAAAGATAAAGCTTGGCAAGAATATGATGAGAATTTAATTCAAGAATTACCAAAAGAACAATTCGCAGGTATTGAATTAAGAGAAGGTTTGGAATTATTTGGTGAAAACGAAGATGGTTCTAATGTTAGGGTTATTGTTAAAGAAATTAAAGATAGTAGTGTAGTAATTGATTATAATCATCCTTATGCTGGTAAAGATTTGTTATTTACAGTTTTAGTAAGTGATGTAAGAGCTGCTACTGAAGATGAATTAGCTAGTGGTGCTGTATCACAGCCTGGTGGTTGCGGTTGTGGTCATCATGGTCAAGAAGGTTGTAAAGGAGATGGTAGTTGTGGACAACACGAGCATCATCACCATAATGACGGCTGTTGTGGTCATGAGCATAATCATGGCGGTTGTTGCGGTCATTAATATATTGACATACACTTTAATTAGGGTGATTTTTCGCCTTAATTAAATATTAATTTAATTATTCTACATATACAATATTTTATATTTTTGATTATTTATATAAATTTAATGTTTTATTTTATACTAACGAATTATACAAATTTAATTATATTTTTATAACAAATTAAATTGTTTTTTAATATATTAATTTTTAAATATAAATTAAAAAGGAAAAATATGAATTACGCATTTTTATACCCAGGTCAAGGTTCTCAAAGTGCTTTTATGGGTCAAGAATTATTTGATAATTTTGAGTTTGTAAGAAAAACTTATGATGAAGTTAGTAGTTTTTGTGGTATTGATTTTAAAGAATTAATTTTTAGTAAAAATGATAGATTAGATATAAGTGAATTTACCCAACCTGCAATATTACTAAATAGCATTATGTATTATAAAGTATTTGAAAAATTATTAGAAGAAAATGGAATTTCTTTAAGAAAAAAAGATGATATAAAGCCTTTTATTAGTTATGAAAACACTCCATCTTTAGGACATTCTTTAGGAGAATTTTCGGCTTTATGTGCAAATAATGCACTTGAATTAAAAAATGCTTTAAAGCTAGTAAATATGCGTGGAAAATATATGCAAGAATGTGCAAGTAGCGAAAATCCTGCTTCTATGATGGTTATTTTAGGTTTAGATGATAATTTAGTAGAAGAAATTTGTGCTAAAGCAAATAAGGAAAATAAGCAAATCTATGCTGCAAATTACAATTGCGATGGTCAAATAGTTGTAGCTGGGCTTAAAAAGGATTTAGAAAATAGCATAGATGATTTTAAAAATGCTGGAGCAAAAAGAGCAATGCTGCTTAATATGAGCGTAGCAAGTCATTGTCCTTTAATGCAAAGTGCAGCTAATAAATTAGAAAAAGAATTGTTATTTAATGATGATTTCATACCAGTAATCTCAAATGCTTTTACAAAGCCTTATAGCACTAAAAATGAAGCCATTTTAGCTATAAAAGAGCAACTTATTAAGCCTGTTTTATATAAACAAAGCATAAAAAGTATAGAAAATAGCGTTGATGGTTTTATAGAATTTGGAAGCAGTGTTTTATGCGGACTTAATAAAAAAATAACAAACAAACCAAGTATTAGTATAAAAAGCCTAGAAGATATTGAAAATTTTATAAAAACATTTAAGGAAAACCTATGAAAATAGCAATTTTAGGTGCTATGCGTGAAGAAATTGAGCCAATTTTAAATGAGTATTCTTATAAAGAGAGTAAATATGCAAATAATACTTATTATTTCATTGATTACGCAGGTCATGAACTAATTATTGCTTATTCAAAAATAGGCAAAGTAAATTCAGCTCTAAGTGCAAGTGTAATGATAGAAAAATATAAGGCTGATTGTTTGCTTTTTACAGGCGTTGCAGGGTCGCTTAATCCTAATTTAAAAATAGGGGATTTATTAATTGCAGAAGAATTAGTGCAGCACGATATAGATATAACAGCATTCGGACACAAACCTGGCTATGTCCCTGAAACTAGCGTTTTTATAAAAACAAGTGAAAAATTAAATAATATTGCTAAAAAAGTAGCAAAAGAGCTTGATTTAAATGTAGTTAGCGGCATTATTGCGACATCAGACCAATTTATTTGCGATGAAACTAAGAAAAATTGGATTAAAGATACTTTTAATGCTGATGCGGTTGAGATGGAAGGAGCAAGCGTTGCTTTAGTTTGCGAAAGCCTTAATGTGCCTTGTTTTATATTAAGAGCAATTAGTGATGATGCAGGTGGAAATGCTGATGTTAGTTTTGATGAGTTTTTAGAACTAGCTGCTAAAAATAGTGCTAGATTTGTCTTAAAAATGTGCGAACATTTGTTTAAAAATGAGCTTAGCAAAAGACTTATTAAAGAAGTAGCAAGAGCTTGTGATAAGTTTAATTTAATTGAAGAAGGCGATAAGGTTTTAGTAGGACTTAGCGGTGGAAAAGATAGCTTAAGCTTACTGATGCTACTTAAACATATGCAAAGAGCAGTCCCATTTAAGTTTGAATTTGAAGCAGTAACGCTTAGCTATGGAATGGGCGAAGATTATAAATATCTAAGTAATTATTGCAAGATTTTAGGCATAAAGCATACAATAATTGAAAGTAATATTTATGAGATTTCTAGTGAAAAAATCCGTCAAAATTCAAGCTTTTGCTCGTTTTTCTCTCGTATGAGAAGGGGATATTTATACACTTATGCTAAGGAAAATGGCTTTAATAAATTAGCTTTAGGACACCATTTAGATGATGCTATTGAGAGCTTTTTTATGAATTTTACTTATAATGGAGCTTTAAGAACACTTGCTGTGAAATTCACTTCAGCACAAGGAATTACCGTAATTCGTCCTTTGATATTTGTTCGTGAAAGAATGCTAAGAGAAAATGCTATTAAAAATGGTCTTAAAACAATAGGAGATGAAGCTTGTCCTGCTATGAGATTTGATGTAAAAATGCCACACGCAAGAGCAGAAACAAAAGAGCTTTTAGCAAGTCTTGAAGCACAAAACCCAAAATTATTTAAAAGTCTTGAAAATGCCTTTTTTAACATTCATTACGATACTTTTTTTGCAAACGAAGGTGCTAATTATTGCAAGGAATAATTTTAAATACCTTTAGCGTTAGGGATAAAGATTTAATAGTCTTTATCCTAAGTAGCGAAGAATTAGTAAAATGCTATAGATTTTACGGAGTTAGACACTCACATTTAATAGTCGGAAATATTATTGATTATGAGCTAAGTATTCAGCCTTTATTTTTGCCAAAATTACATTCAACAATGCAACTAGCCTTGCCTTGGAATGATTATGAGATTATTAAGGCTTGGCAGAGTTTTTGTGTGCTTTTGTATGAGCATTTAAAAGATAATCAAGAGTGTGGAAGTTTTTATTATGATTTGTGTAATCAAATAATAACAAGACTTTCTATACAAGATTATAAGAGAGTGTTTTTAGACGCTTATGCAAGTCTTTTAGAATATGAGGGTCGTTTAAATTTTAGTGAATTTTGTTATGAGTGTAGTATAAAATTAAAAGATTTTTTTATGATAGGTGAAGGTTTTTTAATGTATTGTTCTAGTTGTAAAAATACTATAAAAATTAATAAATTTAAAATGGAAATTTATATAAAAACAAAAAGTTCAGCTATTTTTGAAGATGATGAAATTGATAAATTATATTTAGTTTTTTCTAAAAAAATTTGATATTTTGCTACGAATTTAATCGTAGCAAATTTTTTATCCGTTGAATTTAGTATTGTAATCAAGATAAACAACATGAGTTGCAAGATATTCATAAAGTCCATGCTTACCATCAGCACCACCTATGCCACTTTTTCTAAATCCTGCGTGAAAGCCTTGCATAGCTTCAAAATTCTCACGATTTATATAAGTTTCGCCAAACTTAATCTCACGGCAAGCTCTCATAGCTGTGTTTAGATTTTCTGTATAAATACTACTTGTAAGCCCATATTCACAATCATTTGCCATATCAATTGCTTCATCTAAAGTATCAAAGCTAGTAACTGGTAAAATCGGCGCAAAGATTTCTTTTTGCATAATATCGCTTTTATGGTCTGCATTGCTAAGTAGTGTAGCTGGGTAGAAATATCCACTAGTATCAGTAATCTTACCACCAACTTCTAATTTTGCACCTTGCTCAAGTGCGCGTTTTAGCATTGCATCAGCATTTTTAACACCCGCTTCATTTACAAGTGGTCCCATATCAAAATTACCTTTTGCAGTATTTCCGAATGTAATTTTGCTAAATTCATCAGCCATTTTGTTAATAAACTCATCATATCTTGATTTATGCACATATACGCGTTCTGCACAATTGCAAACTTGTCCGTTATTACAAATTCTACTTGCTTTAATTGCAGGAATTACTAAATCCATATTTGCATCTTTGCATACGATTGCAGGTGCTTTTCCACCAAGCTCAAGATTTACTTTTATAACATTTTTTGCAGCTGCTTGCATAACTCTAACTCCAGCTTCTACGCTACCTGTTACGCTTACCATTCCAATAAGTGGGTTTGAGCTTAGCTCATCTCCAACCTCACTTCCTTTTCCGCTAACAAGTGAGAAAACTCCTTTAGGAACTCCAGCTTCATGAGCTAATTTTGCAAATTCAAATGCGTTGTTTGGAGTTTCGCTACTTGGCTTAATTACTATTGTATTTCCTGTTACAAACGCAGGTGCAAGTTTTCTAACTATTAAGAAAAACGGGAAGTTCCAAGGTAAAATTCCTGTAGTAACACCAATTGCAGTTCTAAATAAAAAGATATTTTCATTTGCTCTATCGCTTTGAATGATTTCGCCTTCATAAGTTCTTGCAAATCCTGCCATATAATCTAAATAATCAGCCGTAAAATCAATCTCAACTTCAGCTAAACCTCTAACCTTGCCTTGCTCTTCTTGTAAAATATCAGCTAGTTTTACTCTATCTCTACGAATTAATTGTGCGATTTTTTTAAGGTAATTTGCGCGTTCAATAGCTGGAAGTGCTTCCCAGTTTTTACCCGCTCTTTTTGCAGCTTCAAGCGCTCTTTTAGCATCATCTCTTGTGCCTAGTGGATACTCACTAACTTGCTCTTTTGTAGCAGGATTATAAACAGGTGCCATTTCTCTTTTTTCGGCAACAAACTCACCATCAATATACATTTGATAACTCTTCATAACTTCTCCTTTAATTTAGTTTTAATTTGGTATTAAAATTTATCTTATTTTAGTGATAATTTATTTAATTAATATACAATTAATAAATTTATTTGATAGGAGAAAGTATGAAAAAAGTCATAGCAATGTCTATATGTACGATTAGCGTATTGTATGCTGTTCCTAATGATACAAAGGAGACAGCTTATGGACTATATTTTGGTAGCTTAGATCAAGCAACTTATAAGTCTGGACCTGGCGATAGGAGTAGAGTAGATGTTATACTTGGTTGTATGCATGCTAATGGTGGTAGTGAGCGTATGGCTGTTGATGATTGTGCTCAAATTACTCAAGTATATAAAGCTAAAACTGATAGAGGTATATTATATAAAAACAATGAAAAAATAGATAATTATACATTAAGAGATAATATATGGTGTATGGAAAGTTCTAATACAAAATTAGGTAGCGATGCTACACCTAACGTTAACGATTTTGTAAGCGATATAAATTCTACTACAGCTAGTAATATTTTGCGTATAACACAAGATGATGCTAGTGTAATAAAAAATAATCATAAAACTAGTGTTTATAAATATGAACAAGGATATTATCAAGAATCTTATAAAAATATCTCTGTAGATACTACAGGTAGATTAAGAGTTGTTAGTAATGGTGATAAACCATTTAGTTTTTATTTAGCTAGAAATTTTGAAAATCGTTCTTTGGATGTTTATAATTTTGTTAAGGATTATGTTGGTATTCAAAGTGGTTTTATGACTATGGATTATAGTCGTAAAGATGAGGGAGCTTACAATGGTTTATATAGCGTGAATTGGTCTCGTAATAGTGATGGTTCAGCTAAAGATAGACCATATACTGACGCTTGCAATTATTATGGGTATTATGAACGTGACTGGTCAAAAATTAATAAAAATAGTAAATTTGGTTGTAATTATTTTAAAAATTATTCTAGTTTAAATCAAATAGAAAGATATGTTAGATTTTATTATTCTTTAGCTAATGATTATGGTTGCACTATACATGAAACAAATACCAATGATATTATGCAGGATAATCAAAGACCTAGAGGTTCAGGGGTAGAATTTTATGCTGTAACTAATGATAAGAATAAGGAATTGATGTATAGAATTATGCCTTCTGGTGCATTGTTTAATCAATATAATAGTGATAGAAATAATAAATACAATAATAAAGGTGCTACTTTAGATAAATTAATAAATGGAAGTAATAGTTGTAAGATGGCAGTAGAAGGTATAACTGTTAAAAATTTATTAACTTATTCTCCAGCTGAGTTTAATCATGGTAATAGATGGGAATTTTTAAATCAAGAAACTTCTGGTATGTCAATATTTAATACAAGAAAATTTGGCTGGAGTAATACTATAGGAAAATGCTATTTTGCTAATATGCAATATTATGATAGAAGAGATAGTGAAAATGGTTTTACACCTTTTGA
This genomic interval from Campylobacter sp. MG1 contains the following:
- a CDS encoding ATP-binding protein is translated as MCEHLFKNELSKRLIKEVARACDKFNLIEEGDKVLVGLSGGKDSLSLLMLLKHMQRAVPFKFEFEAVTLSYGMGEDYKYLSNYCKILGIKHTIIESNIYEISSEKIRQNSSFCSFFSRMRRGYLYTYAKENGFNKLALGHHLDDAIESFFMNFTYNGALRTLAVKFTSAQGITVIRPLIFVRERMLRENAIKNGLKTIGDEACPAMRFDVKMPHARAETKELLASLEAQNPKLFKSLENAFFNIHYDTFFANEGANYCKE
- the aldA gene encoding aldehyde dehydrogenase, with the translated sequence MKSYQMYIDGEFVAEKREMAPVYNPATKEQVSEYPLGTRDDAKRALEAAKRAGKNWEALPAIERANYLKKIAQLIRRDRVKLADILQEEQGKVRGLAEVEIDFTADYLDYMAGFARTYEGEIIQSDRANENIFLFRTAIGVTTGILPWNFPFFLIVRKLAPAFVTGNTIVIKPSSETPNNAFEFAKLAHEAGVPKGVFSLVSGKGSEVGDELSSNPLIGMVSVTGSVEAGVRVMQAAAKNVIKVNLELGGKAPAIVCKDANMDLVIPAIKASRICNNGQVCNCAERVYVHKSRYDEFINKMADEFSKITFGNTAKGNFDMGPLVNEAGVKNADAMLKRALEQGAKLEVGGKITDTSGYFYPATLLSNADHKSDIMQKEIFAPILPVTSFDTLDEAIDMANDCEYGLTSSIYTENLNTAMRACREIKFGETYINRENFEAMQGFHAGFRKSGIGGADGKHGLYEYLATHVVYLDYNTKFNG
- a CDS encoding OmpA family protein; protein product: MKKLAYAVVFAALVVGCSQKATVETPKVVEQTPSFNVNTQEDANSRLQRINSSLQSVYFDFDKYDIRSDMYGVISNNAGLLNNDGKDFNIVVEGNCDEWGSEEYNQALGLKRAKAVKDALETQGVSNSRIVVKSYGENNPVCSEKTKDCDAQNRRAETKVQF
- a CDS encoding tetratricopeptide repeat protein, translating into MLKRIFLIGALAPILIAEISAFDAGNVNVDEPYGLTENEKVLLENKKKVENLSKGYTGVDFKTNKALERIDGIQSVVDSLSDKTYNFETKLLEVEKFSNEKSVSVDQEIESIKKELKNQSNKINQLSKAVKELTTLVESINAKKVVSAENIITADKEENKTISTSMSAADKLKEAMRLYDIKDYDNSAKLFEELISVKHKPAQCNFYLGQIAYSQKSYKEAVYYYKTSSDLYKAQGVQAPNMPLILLNTANSLKALKEVDKANNFYAALKKQFPNSDEARSIN
- a CDS encoding FKBP-type peptidyl-prolyl cis-trans isomerase, yielding MAIEKDSVVSFSFILRDAKTNEILEDNSNLPVSFLLGRGHILESLEEELAKLNIGEESDILITKDKAWQEYDENLIQELPKEQFAGIELREGLELFGENEDGSNVRVIVKEIKDSSVVIDYNHPYAGKDLLFTVLVSDVRAATEDELASGAVSQPGGCGCGHHGQEGCKGDGSCGQHEHHHHNDGCCGHEHNHGGCCGH
- the recO gene encoding recombination protein RecO, producing MQGIILNTFSVRDKDLIVFILSSEELVKCYRFYGVRHSHLIVGNIIDYELSIQPLFLPKLHSTMQLALPWNDYEIIKAWQSFCVLLYEHLKDNQECGSFYYDLCNQIITRLSIQDYKRVFLDAYASLLEYEGRLNFSEFCYECSIKLKDFFMIGEGFLMYCSSCKNTIKINKFKMEIYIKTKSSAIFEDDEIDKLYLVFSKKI
- a CDS encoding ACP S-malonyltransferase — its product is MNYAFLYPGQGSQSAFMGQELFDNFEFVRKTYDEVSSFCGIDFKELIFSKNDRLDISEFTQPAILLNSIMYYKVFEKLLEENGISLRKKDDIKPFISYENTPSLGHSLGEFSALCANNALELKNALKLVNMRGKYMQECASSENPASMMVILGLDDNLVEEICAKANKENKQIYAANYNCDGQIVVAGLKKDLENSIDDFKNAGAKRAMLLNMSVASHCPLMQSAANKLEKELLFNDDFIPVISNAFTKPYSTKNEAILAIKEQLIKPVLYKQSIKSIENSVDGFIEFGSSVLCGLNKKITNKPSISIKSLEDIENFIKTFKENL
- a CDS encoding ExbD/TolR family protein, producing the protein MKNDFLNDSPELNITPLVDVMLVLVVILMLIVPNVKYDENINLPDGSKSSQSTAKKDDMRISVKKDYVIFNNKKYTHIEFGDNFNLEKSNFDTEKVVFIAGDKDISYDLLMQVLTIVKKAGFLKISLQTK
- the tolB gene encoding Tol-Pal system protein TolB (forms dimers; may be involved in cell envelope integrity; interacts with outer membrane proteins and with the C-terminal domain of inner membrane protein TolA), producing MKKICLIFISIICLNANIIMDVVGEQEVLAKIRITTSTPIDSNFDNMIKNDINVSSKFEIVSDNANYELDYKLRNVGDNYELELTLNNFENKLKYTKTYSYPRSAYAFLSHKAISQMLKDLNIVDVDWMNRKILLTRKIAAKQSQILVADYTLNYQKVVMQGGLNLFAKWADTEQTSFYYTDYNKDMLSIYKYNLLNNQKTLVTQSYGMLALTDVSKDGLKALLTKTVQDQPEVYLMDLNTKTQTRLTNYNGIDVSAKFIGNNSFVFVSDRSSYPNLYIQNFGSANANQLVYHGRNNSAFSVYDNYIAYSSREKSGDFNIYLMAIDSQYVRQLTLNGRNTFPSFSHDGKTIMFIKSLGMQSSLGILRLDENKVYHFPLKVGKISTLDW